From the Rhizobium leguminosarum bv. trifolii WSM1325 genome, one window contains:
- a CDS encoding binding-protein-dependent transport systems inner membrane component (PFAM: binding-protein-dependent transport systems inner membrane component~KEGG: malF; ABC transporter membrane spanning protein (maltose)) → MAGTSASPAREAAGVMQVSPLAVSIQGRGRLLRDTPAALILIAPVIVLFAVAVVYPLVETIRLSFWDIQGLRKPSFIGFGNYVRLFSDAAFRSTLLSTLIFTIGTTVISVSIGWALAMTCAFAPRQTLPFRVMIFAAFGISEAVSGYMWIGIYRADAGGLLNSLIQLFGFSGFSHAWLGDANTALWALIIAASWSGVGLPLMLIFAAIQAIPKSVLEAAYMDGAKPLSTMRHIMMPLSMPGVRVAVFINLLGSLRAFDIIYILTGGGPVRSTETVGYFMYRESMTQFKLGYGAAATVILLLAVLIVSIPAIIQRTAGAK, encoded by the coding sequence ATGGCCGGCACCTCCGCTTCCCCGGCGCGGGAGGCGGCGGGTGTGATGCAGGTTTCCCCGCTGGCGGTCAGCATTCAAGGCCGTGGGCGTCTGCTCAGGGACACGCCCGCCGCATTGATCCTGATCGCACCCGTCATCGTGCTCTTTGCCGTCGCCGTCGTCTATCCGCTGGTGGAGACTATCCGCTTGAGCTTCTGGGACATACAGGGCCTGCGGAAGCCTTCCTTCATCGGCTTCGGCAATTATGTGCGGCTGTTTTCGGACGCCGCCTTTCGCAGCACGCTGCTATCGACCCTGATCTTCACGATCGGGACGACGGTGATTTCCGTCTCGATTGGCTGGGCTCTGGCAATGACGTGCGCGTTCGCGCCACGACAGACGCTGCCGTTCCGCGTGATGATCTTTGCCGCCTTCGGTATTTCGGAGGCAGTTTCGGGCTACATGTGGATCGGCATCTACAGGGCCGATGCCGGCGGCCTGCTCAATTCGCTGATTCAGCTTTTCGGGTTTTCCGGCTTCTCGCATGCTTGGCTCGGTGACGCCAATACCGCACTGTGGGCGCTCATCATAGCCGCATCGTGGAGCGGCGTGGGCTTGCCCTTAATGCTGATCTTCGCCGCCATCCAGGCAATCCCGAAATCCGTGCTCGAGGCAGCCTATATGGACGGCGCCAAGCCGCTCTCGACCATGCGCCATATCATGATGCCGCTGTCGATGCCCGGCGTGCGTGTCGCGGTTTTCATCAATCTTCTGGGTTCGCTGCGCGCCTTCGACATCATCTACATCCTGACGGGCGGCGGACCGGTGCGCTCAACCGAGACGGTCGGCTATTTCATGTACCGGGAATCCATGACCCAGTTCAAACTGGGCTATGGCGCCGCCGCGACCGTCATCCTGCTGCTGGCCGTGCTCATCGTCTCGATCCCCGCCATCATCCAGCGAACGGCAGGTGCGAAATGA
- a CDS encoding binding-protein-dependent transport systems inner membrane component (PFAM: binding-protein-dependent transport systems inner membrane component~KEGG: aglG; ABC transporter membrane spanning protein; K02026 multiple sugar transport system permease protein), translated as MIGKAPRWIVIFVGIIACIWVIPIVGIVVTSLRPPEGVSLGWWHFERFDLTFDAWHRVWDKYPLSQSMWVTMKTAGIATALTMLLTPAAAYAFHFLNFPFRRILLIIIINAFVLPQQVVIIPLFTLWRDLGLIDNILSVLIPYVGMSFAWSIFLVKNFFEDFPRELVEAAKIDGCGPIATFRHVVLPNSLSPIFAVGILQFLWTWNALLLPMLFLRNDIPLPVLLARISGSYEINWDLRSVAAIITTIVPLLVFLVFQRQFAAGSQTRTGAKE; from the coding sequence ATGATCGGCAAGGCTCCCCGCTGGATTGTCATCTTCGTCGGCATCATCGCTTGCATCTGGGTCATCCCAATCGTCGGTATCGTTGTTACCTCCCTGCGTCCTCCCGAGGGCGTCTCGCTTGGCTGGTGGCACTTCGAGCGCTTCGATCTGACCTTCGATGCGTGGCACCGCGTCTGGGACAAATATCCGCTGTCCCAATCCATGTGGGTGACGATGAAAACAGCGGGGATCGCGACGGCGCTGACGATGCTTTTGACGCCGGCGGCGGCCTACGCCTTTCATTTCCTCAATTTCCCGTTCCGCCGCATCTTGCTGATCATCATCATCAACGCATTCGTGTTGCCGCAGCAGGTTGTCATCATTCCGCTCTTCACGCTGTGGCGCGATCTCGGGCTGATCGACAACATTCTCTCCGTTCTCATTCCCTATGTCGGGATGTCTTTTGCTTGGTCGATCTTCCTCGTCAAAAATTTCTTCGAGGATTTCCCGCGCGAACTAGTGGAAGCCGCCAAGATTGACGGCTGCGGACCGATTGCGACTTTCCGTCACGTGGTACTGCCGAACAGCCTGTCGCCGATCTTCGCCGTCGGAATCCTGCAGTTCCTCTGGACCTGGAACGCCCTGCTGCTGCCGATGCTTTTCCTGCGCAACGACATACCCCTGCCCGTGCTGCTTGCCCGCATCTCCGGCAGCTACGAGATCAATTGGGACTTGCGCTCGGTGGCGGCGATCATCACGACAATCGTTCCCCTCCTCGTCTTTCTTGTCTTCCAACGTCAGTTCGCCGCCGGCTCTCAAACCCGCACCGGCGCAAAGGAATAG
- a CDS encoding conserved hypothetical protein (KEGG: hypothetical protein), with product MPNTTNKPLRYRQIHLDFHTSEHIPGIGADFDPDIFVSTLKAAHVDSITIFAKCHHGWSYYPTKVGKPHPRLARPDLLGDMVKALSAADIESPIYISVQWDELTAREHPEWRAMTASNQYHHDRPDDPSAGKQLSPAWHTLCLNHAGLRKYILDQAREVAQSYPTQGLFFDIILTPDCVCPACIERMQCEGLDPENSADRLKNDEAVNEQFRRETSEALFKEFPNLRVFYNCGHIHKQGPKRFSTYSHLELESLPTGGWGYDHFPSSARYAATLGMDFLAHTGKFHTSWGEFGGFKHPDALEYECAQMIALGSKCLVGDQLHPNGAINPDTYASIAPAYRRVEKLEPFLHGAKQVSEIAILSAEHMNPKGARNHPSDDGAAQMLQELKRPFDVLDSSARFEEYRLLILPDEIPVDAALASRLKAYLASGGKIIASWHSGIGDDGAFAVDFGIERQPTPVAFKPSYVKAGKDLDPSMPETAFVFYDEAETVRPVDATVLAAIYPSYFNRSYKHFCSHQHAPDDTAAEMLGAAVTEHGGTAYIAYPIFRLYRAIGQPLYKYVVRGLLDRLVPDPAMVTDLPSSGRATLTRQIGHNRHILHLLYGPPQIRGKDVRGDDGSTRVMEMIEDIPAIGPVNASVRLPAKPKRVFDAMTGEDLAWEAGPDGAISITVPRLRIHSAVVFEGA from the coding sequence ATGCCGAACACCACAAACAAGCCGTTGCGCTACCGCCAGATCCATCTCGACTTTCATACGTCGGAACATATTCCCGGCATCGGCGCCGACTTCGATCCGGATATCTTCGTTTCAACGCTGAAGGCGGCGCATGTCGACTCGATTACGATCTTCGCCAAGTGCCATCACGGCTGGTCCTACTATCCGACCAAGGTCGGCAAGCCGCATCCGCGGTTGGCCCGCCCGGACCTCCTCGGCGACATGGTGAAGGCGCTGTCGGCAGCCGATATCGAAAGCCCGATCTATATATCGGTACAGTGGGACGAGCTGACGGCGCGCGAACATCCCGAATGGCGCGCCATGACCGCGTCGAACCAATACCACCACGACCGTCCGGACGACCCTTCGGCGGGTAAGCAGCTCAGCCCGGCGTGGCATACGCTCTGCCTCAACCATGCCGGCCTACGGAAATACATTCTCGACCAGGCGCGCGAAGTCGCGCAAAGCTATCCCACGCAGGGTCTGTTCTTCGATATCATCCTCACGCCGGATTGTGTCTGCCCGGCTTGCATCGAGCGCATGCAGTGCGAGGGTCTCGATCCGGAAAATTCGGCGGACCGGCTGAAGAACGACGAGGCCGTCAACGAACAGTTCCGCCGCGAAACGAGCGAGGCGCTGTTTAAGGAGTTCCCCAATCTTCGCGTCTTCTACAATTGCGGACATATCCACAAGCAGGGCCCGAAGCGCTTTTCCACCTATTCTCATCTCGAGCTCGAAAGCCTGCCGACCGGCGGTTGGGGTTACGATCACTTTCCGTCCAGCGCGCGCTACGCGGCAACGCTCGGCATGGATTTCCTGGCTCATACAGGCAAGTTCCACACTTCGTGGGGCGAGTTCGGCGGTTTCAAGCACCCTGACGCACTGGAATATGAATGTGCGCAGATGATCGCGCTCGGATCGAAGTGCCTGGTGGGCGACCAGCTGCATCCGAACGGCGCCATCAATCCTGATACCTATGCCTCGATCGCGCCGGCCTATCGACGCGTCGAAAAGCTGGAGCCGTTTCTGCATGGAGCCAAGCAGGTCTCCGAGATCGCCATATTGTCGGCCGAGCATATGAACCCCAAGGGCGCGCGCAACCATCCGAGCGACGATGGCGCGGCACAGATGCTGCAGGAACTGAAGCGGCCCTTCGACGTGCTCGACAGTTCCGCTCGTTTCGAGGAATACCGGCTGCTGATCCTGCCGGACGAAATCCCGGTCGATGCCGCGCTTGCGTCGCGGCTGAAAGCCTATCTCGCCAGTGGCGGCAAGATCATCGCCTCCTGGCATTCGGGCATCGGGGATGATGGTGCATTTGCTGTGGACTTCGGCATCGAGCGGCAGCCAACGCCAGTCGCGTTCAAACCGAGCTATGTGAAGGCAGGCAAGGACCTTGATCCGTCCATGCCGGAAACGGCTTTCGTTTTCTACGATGAAGCCGAAACCGTCCGCCCGGTCGACGCAACGGTGCTGGCCGCTATCTACCCCTCCTACTTCAACCGGTCTTACAAACATTTCTGCTCGCACCAGCATGCTCCGGACGATACAGCCGCTGAGATGCTTGGCGCTGCCGTGACCGAGCATGGGGGCACCGCTTATATCGCCTACCCGATCTTTCGGCTTTACCGGGCCATCGGTCAGCCGCTCTATAAATATGTTGTTCGCGGGCTTCTCGATCGTCTCGTTCCCGATCCGGCGATGGTTACCGATCTTCCCTCATCCGGCCGGGCAACGCTGACCCGACAGATTGGGCACAATCGCCACATCCTGCATCTTCTCTACGGACCGCCGCAGATCCGCGGCAAGGATGTTCGTGGCGATGACGGCTCGACACGGGTGATGGAAATGATCGAGGACATCCCGGCGATCGGCCCGGTTAACGCCAGCGTGCGGTTGCCGGCAAAGCCGAAGCGGGTTTTCGATGCCATGACCGGAGAGGATCTGGCCTGGGAAGCCGGCCCAGACGGCGCCATCAGCATCACGGTACCACGACTGCGCATCCATAGTGCCGTGGTCTTCGAAGGCGCGTGA
- a CDS encoding transcriptional regulator, LacI family (PFAM: periplasmic binding protein/LacI transcriptional regulator; regulatory protein LacI~SMART: regulatory protein LacI~KEGG: transcriptional regulator LacI family; K02529 LacI family transcriptional regulator) — translation MRIDAFHASDFAPPLSMLVSGQAPGYTREMDAKTRHNPMNNCRSPLEMHETDRTAGRRRGATIIDVARVADVAVGTVSRYLNGETVRRSNREQIERAIQELGYRRNAAAASIRTDLTHMIGFLVPTFDEFHARMLEHLATSVRSTGRALLTYCHGGDPRVVAEALDFFAAQRVDALIMDGTAEVYDRVDDLIEHDVPIIFYNNDVRGLAADRVMVENHRASYRLISHLIDLGHTRIGMLTGDPRNSSGIERLAGYEHALRERGIVVDASLAVRGNWRMDGGYEATKRLMSLERPPTAIFSANYGMAVGALSWLKENGLHVPDDISLASFDDVAVFRLYEAGITAVAQPVAGIAEKITDILVERLTESSSGATHSIVLECDIILRGSTRRIT, via the coding sequence ATGAGGATCGACGCCTTCCATGCGTCAGACTTCGCACCGCCGCTCTCAATGCTGGTGAGCGGCCAGGCGCCGGGCTATACGAGGGAGATGGACGCGAAAACGCGTCACAATCCGATGAATAACTGCAGGAGCCCGCTTGAAATGCATGAAACGGATCGGACGGCCGGAAGGCGGCGGGGAGCCACGATCATCGACGTTGCCAGGGTGGCGGACGTCGCTGTCGGCACCGTGTCGCGCTATCTCAACGGCGAGACGGTCCGTCGCTCGAACCGCGAGCAGATCGAGCGGGCGATCCAGGAGCTCGGCTACCGGCGAAATGCGGCGGCAGCGTCTATCCGTACCGATCTAACCCATATGATCGGCTTTCTGGTCCCGACCTTCGATGAGTTTCATGCCCGCATGCTGGAGCACCTGGCCACTTCGGTCCGCTCGACTGGTCGCGCGCTCCTGACCTATTGCCATGGCGGCGATCCGCGCGTTGTTGCTGAAGCGCTGGACTTTTTCGCCGCGCAGCGCGTCGATGCGCTGATCATGGATGGTACGGCCGAAGTCTATGACCGGGTGGACGACCTGATCGAACATGACGTGCCGATCATCTTCTACAATAACGACGTGCGTGGGCTCGCGGCTGACCGGGTGATGGTCGAAAACCACCGCGCGAGCTACCGCCTAATCAGCCATTTGATCGATCTCGGCCATACGCGCATCGGCATGCTGACGGGTGACCCGCGCAATTCGTCGGGCATCGAACGCCTGGCCGGATACGAGCACGCGCTGCGCGAGCGGGGCATCGTCGTGGATGCTTCCCTGGCAGTGCGCGGCAACTGGCGCATGGATGGCGGCTACGAGGCGACCAAGCGACTGATGTCGCTGGAGCGCCCACCCACAGCTATCTTCTCCGCCAATTACGGCATGGCGGTCGGGGCACTCAGCTGGCTGAAGGAGAACGGCCTTCACGTGCCCGACGATATCTCGCTGGCGAGCTTCGACGACGTAGCGGTCTTCCGGCTCTACGAAGCTGGCATTACCGCGGTCGCCCAGCCGGTCGCCGGCATTGCGGAAAAGATCACGGACATTCTCGTGGAACGCCTGACGGAATCCTCGAGCGGCGCGACGCACAGCATCGTTCTCGAATGCGACATCATCCTGCGAGGCTCGACGCGACGGATCACCTGA
- a CDS encoding ABC transporter related (PFAM: ABC transporter related; Transport-associated OB domain protein~SMART: AAA ATPase~KEGG: smd:Smed_4163 ABC transporter related) — protein MASVELQNIDKTYGSFEAIGNLNLSVDDGSFTVFVGPSGCGKSTLLRMIAGLEKITAGDLKIDGRRMNEADPIERGVAMVFQNYALYPHMTVEQNIGFSLRMAGLGKAEIQRSVAVAAATLQIEPLMKRKPAQLSGGQRQRVAIGRAIVRNPAVFLFDEPLSNLDAELRVSMRVEIAKLHRRIGATMIYVTHDQTEAMTLADKIVVMRAGKIEQTGTPDTLYADPDNLFVAGFIGSPRMNFLDGTLDPNGVVRLDCGAVFKTGLLHGEGDILIKAGIRPEHFTGHDDAGGAIDLKVDVVENLGGTRFIYGTLSSGQAVIIEDRSETIRRPGESVTAGFPARRALLFGGDGERIRGARPANTLPAG, from the coding sequence TTGGCCAGCGTAGAATTGCAGAATATCGACAAAACCTATGGGAGCTTTGAGGCGATCGGCAATCTCAATCTGAGCGTCGACGATGGCTCGTTCACGGTGTTCGTCGGCCCTTCCGGCTGTGGAAAATCGACGCTGCTACGGATGATCGCCGGCCTCGAAAAGATCACGGCAGGCGACCTCAAGATCGACGGGCGGCGGATGAACGAAGCCGATCCGATCGAGCGCGGCGTGGCCATGGTTTTCCAGAACTACGCGCTCTACCCGCATATGACCGTCGAGCAGAATATCGGCTTCTCGCTGCGCATGGCGGGCCTTGGAAAAGCCGAGATCCAGCGCAGCGTTGCCGTTGCGGCGGCAACACTGCAGATAGAACCGCTGATGAAGCGCAAGCCGGCGCAACTCTCCGGTGGTCAGCGTCAGCGTGTCGCCATCGGCCGGGCGATCGTGCGCAATCCCGCCGTCTTCCTGTTCGACGAGCCGCTGTCGAACCTCGACGCTGAACTCAGGGTGTCCATGCGTGTCGAGATCGCGAAACTGCACCGGCGCATCGGCGCAACGATGATCTATGTCACCCATGACCAGACGGAAGCGATGACGCTGGCCGACAAGATCGTCGTCATGCGAGCAGGCAAGATCGAGCAGACAGGGACACCGGATACGCTCTATGCCGACCCCGACAACCTCTTCGTCGCCGGTTTCATCGGCTCCCCGCGGATGAATTTCCTGGATGGCACGCTGGACCCCAATGGCGTTGTCAGGCTCGATTGCGGCGCTGTCTTCAAGACGGGCCTTTTGCACGGCGAAGGCGACATCTTGATCAAGGCCGGCATTCGGCCCGAGCACTTCACCGGACACGACGATGCCGGCGGCGCAATTGACCTCAAGGTCGACGTGGTGGAAAATCTCGGCGGCACCCGTTTCATCTATGGCACGCTGAGTTCCGGGCAGGCCGTCATCATCGAGGACCGCTCCGAGACCATCCGCCGCCCCGGGGAAAGCGTCACCGCCGGCTTCCCCGCACGAAGGGCCCTGCTCTTCGGTGGGGACGGTGAGCGCATCCGCGGGGCGCGCCCGGCAAACACCCTTCCGGCGGGGTAG
- a CDS encoding Alpha-L-fucosidase (KEGG: hypothetical protein), with amino-acid sequence MTSHLLWYDAPAQLWTDALPLGNGRLGAMVFGDPLREHLQINESTFWAGGPYQPVNPDAFGHLGTVRQLIFDGHYADAEALAEKRLMARPIKQMSYQPIGDLRLEFKFAESVSGYRRALDLDTAIATSSYTANGIAYLREAFVSPVDGVLVLRLSADRKRAISCRISIDSPQQGEMSIGERSLLSFSGKGKAESGIAAALRFAFGVRLINSGGTVNASGGGLSVEGADEVLVFLDAATSFRRYDDILGHPERDIIDRLERAASRDFVSLRDDHIEEHRRLFSAFAIDLGSTPAASLPTDQRIAGFAGGDDPALAALYVQFGRYLMIASSRPGTQPANLQGIWNAQTDPPWGSKYTANINLQMNYWLPAPANLRECLEPLVEMAEELAETGKVMAHVHYRARGWVMHHNTDLWRATGPIDGAKWGLWPMGGIWLMAQLLEACDYLDDAEAMRRRLFPIALEAAHFLFDVLVPFPGTDYLVTNPSLSPENAHPYGASICAGPAMDSQLIRDFLGLLRPLAVSIGGEPELVADIDRVLPRLAPDRIGANGQLQEWLEDWDMQAPEMHHRHVSHLYGLYPSWQIDMDRTPDLAAAARRSLEIRGDEATGWGIGWRINLWARLRDGNHAHNVLKLLLTPERSYKNLFDAHPPFQIDGNFGGAAGIVEMLVQSRPGEIHLLPALPTAWPGGSIRGLRLRGGMLLDLDWEDGEPLTIRLTASRNVSSILRFGQTRRKVDLAAGESFFEGGSEFR; translated from the coding sequence ATGACGTCTCATCTTCTCTGGTACGATGCGCCCGCACAGCTATGGACGGACGCGCTGCCGCTCGGCAACGGCCGGCTCGGGGCCATGGTCTTCGGCGATCCCCTGCGCGAACACCTGCAGATCAACGAATCCACCTTCTGGGCCGGCGGTCCCTATCAGCCCGTTAATCCAGACGCCTTTGGTCATCTGGGAACCGTGCGGCAGCTGATTTTCGACGGCCATTATGCGGACGCCGAGGCGCTGGCCGAAAAACGTCTGATGGCACGGCCGATCAAGCAGATGTCCTACCAGCCGATCGGCGATCTCCGCCTCGAATTCAAGTTCGCCGAGAGTGTCTCCGGGTATCGGCGTGCGCTCGATCTCGATACCGCCATCGCTACCTCGTCTTACACCGCCAACGGCATCGCCTACCTGCGCGAAGCCTTCGTGTCGCCGGTCGACGGTGTGCTCGTCCTACGCCTCTCGGCTGACCGGAAACGCGCGATCAGCTGCCGGATCTCCATCGACAGTCCGCAGCAGGGAGAGATGAGCATAGGCGAGCGATCGCTGTTGAGCTTTTCGGGGAAGGGCAAAGCGGAATCCGGCATTGCCGCGGCTCTCCGGTTCGCCTTTGGCGTCCGGCTTATCAACAGCGGTGGAACGGTGAACGCTTCTGGGGGAGGCTTGTCGGTAGAAGGCGCTGACGAGGTTCTGGTCTTTCTCGACGCGGCAACGAGCTTCAGGCGCTACGACGACATTTTGGGACATCCCGAGCGCGATATCATCGATAGACTTGAAAGAGCCGCTTCGCGCGATTTCGTATCGTTGCGCGACGACCATATCGAGGAGCATCGGCGACTGTTTAGCGCATTCGCCATTGATCTCGGATCGACGCCTGCGGCGTCGCTTCCAACCGACCAACGTATCGCTGGATTCGCTGGCGGCGATGATCCGGCGCTGGCAGCGCTTTATGTCCAGTTCGGCCGCTATCTGATGATTGCCTCGTCGCGTCCCGGGACGCAACCGGCCAATCTGCAGGGCATTTGGAATGCGCAAACGGATCCACCCTGGGGCAGCAAATACACAGCCAACATCAATCTCCAGATGAACTATTGGCTGCCGGCGCCGGCCAATCTGCGCGAGTGTCTCGAGCCGCTCGTCGAAATGGCCGAAGAGCTTGCCGAGACCGGCAAGGTGATGGCACACGTACACTATCGCGCCCGCGGCTGGGTCATGCATCACAATACCGATCTCTGGCGCGCAACGGGACCGATCGACGGCGCCAAGTGGGGACTCTGGCCAATGGGCGGTATCTGGTTGATGGCGCAGCTGCTGGAAGCATGCGACTACCTTGATGACGCCGAAGCGATGCGACGTCGACTATTTCCGATCGCCCTGGAGGCGGCGCACTTCCTCTTCGACGTGCTTGTTCCGTTCCCCGGCACGGATTATCTGGTGACGAACCCATCGCTTTCACCCGAAAACGCCCACCCGTACGGAGCGTCGATTTGCGCCGGTCCGGCGATGGACAGCCAACTCATCCGCGATTTTTTGGGTCTCCTGCGCCCTCTCGCGGTCTCAATCGGTGGAGAGCCCGAGCTTGTCGCCGACATCGATCGTGTGCTGCCGCGCCTTGCGCCCGACAGGATCGGCGCGAATGGCCAGTTGCAGGAATGGCTCGAAGACTGGGACATGCAGGCGCCGGAGATGCATCACCGCCATGTCTCGCATCTCTACGGCCTTTACCCGAGCTGGCAGATCGACATGGACAGAACGCCCGACCTCGCCGCCGCCGCCCGCCGTTCACTGGAGATCCGCGGGGACGAGGCGACGGGGTGGGGCATCGGCTGGCGCATCAACCTTTGGGCGCGGCTGCGCGATGGCAACCATGCTCATAACGTACTGAAACTGCTTCTCACACCGGAACGAAGCTACAAAAACCTGTTCGACGCTCATCCGCCCTTTCAGATCGACGGAAATTTCGGCGGTGCGGCAGGCATCGTGGAAATGCTCGTGCAGTCGCGTCCGGGGGAAATCCATTTACTCCCTGCGTTGCCGACGGCATGGCCGGGCGGCAGTATCCGTGGCTTGCGCCTACGCGGCGGCATGCTGCTCGACCTTGATTGGGAGGATGGCGAACCGCTGACGATTAGGCTCACGGCCTCGCGCAATGTCAGCTCGATCCTTCGCTTCGGCCAAACGCGACGCAAAGTCGATCTCGCCGCTGGCGAAAGCTTTTTCGAGGGCGGAAGCGAGTTCCGCTAA
- a CDS encoding short-chain dehydrogenase/reductase SDR (PFAM: short-chain dehydrogenase/reductase SDR~KEGG: short-chain dehydrogenase/reductase SDR precursor; K00059 3-oxoacyl-): MDLGLKGKTALVLGAGGGLGGAIAKTLAVEGARIAVADIDREAADKTVADIRTAGGLAMALQWDLAELGVIEPNLAAIDEQLGSVDILVNITGGPPPTLVSSQSAESWRKYFDSMVLSVIAISDAVLPRMREKKWGRIITSTSSGVVAPIPNLGLSNALRMSLLGWSKTLAGEVGRDGVTVNVVLPGRVATQRIAFLDEQKAKREGKAVEEVSAASTASIPVGRYGDPQEYADVVTFMASRRASYLTGSVIRVDGGLISSV, encoded by the coding sequence ATGGATCTCGGATTGAAAGGCAAGACTGCCCTGGTATTGGGCGCCGGCGGCGGGCTTGGCGGGGCAATTGCTAAAACGCTCGCCGTCGAAGGCGCGCGGATCGCGGTTGCAGATATCGACAGGGAAGCAGCGGATAAAACGGTTGCCGATATCCGCACGGCTGGCGGCTTAGCGATGGCGCTTCAATGGGACCTTGCCGAACTCGGCGTGATCGAGCCCAATCTCGCCGCCATCGACGAGCAGCTCGGCTCGGTAGACATTCTTGTCAATATCACCGGCGGCCCGCCGCCGACGCTCGTTTCCAGTCAGAGTGCCGAGAGCTGGCGTAAATACTTCGACAGCATGGTTCTGTCGGTCATAGCAATCTCCGATGCCGTACTTCCCAGGATGCGTGAAAAGAAGTGGGGACGCATCATCACCTCGACATCATCTGGCGTCGTCGCGCCCATTCCCAATCTTGGCCTGTCGAATGCCCTGCGCATGTCGCTTCTCGGATGGTCTAAAACACTGGCGGGCGAGGTCGGTCGTGATGGCGTGACCGTCAATGTCGTCTTGCCAGGTCGTGTCGCCACACAGCGTATCGCCTTCCTCGACGAACAGAAGGCGAAGCGCGAAGGGAAGGCCGTCGAGGAGGTTTCAGCGGCAAGCACTGCATCGATCCCAGTCGGGCGCTATGGTGATCCGCAAGAATATGCCGATGTCGTCACGTTCATGGCAAGCAGGCGCGCCTCCTATCTGACCGGATCGGTGATCCGGGTGGACGGGGGGCTAATCTCAAGCGTGTGA
- a CDS encoding short-chain dehydrogenase/reductase SDR (PFAM: short-chain dehydrogenase/reductase SDR~KEGG: azc:AZC_4370 putative dehydrogenase), producing the protein MPLLDRKIAIVTGASSGLGRAIALRYAEEGAVVVIADVCEAPIEGGETTLSCIVAAGGEGMFVRTDISNWADVDGLVSQTVKEFGRLDIMVNNAAIYTSTNLLETSPQQWDRVIAVNVTGFFYCCKRAAQQFLAQEPTGETRGRIINISSQHGMVACPGDFPYGVSKGAVVQMTRQIAVDHAATGIVCNAIAPGKIVTGKPGVANDPDALDYSRRRTPWPRLGEPHDVASAALFLASDMASYMTGVNLMVDGGWMAG; encoded by the coding sequence ATGCCTTTGCTCGACAGGAAAATTGCCATTGTCACCGGCGCGAGCTCCGGCCTCGGCCGGGCGATCGCACTTCGCTACGCCGAAGAGGGCGCGGTCGTCGTGATCGCCGACGTCTGCGAGGCTCCGATCGAGGGGGGTGAAACGACCCTTTCCTGCATCGTTGCGGCAGGCGGAGAGGGCATGTTCGTAAGGACCGACATCTCCAACTGGGCTGACGTCGATGGGCTGGTCTCACAAACGGTGAAAGAGTTCGGTCGGCTCGACATCATGGTCAACAATGCCGCGATCTATACCTCGACCAATCTCCTTGAAACCTCGCCCCAACAATGGGATAGGGTGATCGCCGTCAATGTCACCGGGTTCTTTTATTGCTGCAAGCGAGCCGCGCAGCAATTTCTGGCGCAGGAGCCGACCGGTGAAACGCGTGGCCGCATCATCAACATTTCATCGCAGCACGGCATGGTCGCTTGCCCTGGTGATTTCCCATACGGCGTCAGCAAGGGTGCAGTCGTACAAATGACCCGGCAAATTGCCGTCGACCATGCTGCGACAGGTATCGTTTGCAATGCGATTGCCCCCGGCAAGATCGTCACCGGCAAACCGGGTGTCGCCAACGATCCCGACGCTCTCGATTATTCGCGCCGTCGCACCCCTTGGCCGCGGCTCGGCGAGCCACACGATGTCGCGAGTGCCGCGCTTTTCCTCGCCAGCGACATGGCGAGCTACATGACCGGCGTTAACCTGATGGTCGATGGCGGCTGGATGGCGGGCTGA